In the genome of Luteitalea sp., the window TGGGCGTCTACGACCGAGTAGTGCGTTGTCTGCTCCGACTCGAAGTCGGCCGGTTGCCCCGGCTGCACCGCGGTTGAGGAGGTCGCCCGGTCCAGATTGATCGATCGACGCAGCGCAGCTGCATAGCGTGTCGACGTGAGCCCTGCTATGGGCACATCGAAGAACGAGGGATCGCCGAGCCATTTGGAACGATCTGCGTAGACGCGCCGCATCGCCTCGGCCATCAGATGCATCGTCTTGGGCGAGTTGTGCCCGAGCTCCTGGATGGGATAGGCATCGAGAATATTCAGCAGCTGGATCAACGCGACGCCGCCCGAGCTCGGCGGCGGCATGCCGATGATCTCGACGTCGCGATAGCTGCCGTGGAGCGGTTCCCGCTCGACGGGCCGATAGGCGCTGAGGTCCGCCTTGGTGATCAGTCCACCAGTGCGCTTCATCTCCGCCTCGATGAGCTCTGCGACCGGCCCTCGATAGAAGCCCTCGGCTCCGTGCTTGGCAATGAGGCGCAGCGTCCGCGCGAGGTCCCGCTGAACGAGTCGGTCGCCTGCGCCGTACGGCTCGCCATTCTCGAGGAACACACGCGCGGATGCTGGGAACGTGACAAGTCTCGGCTTCGCGTTCGAGAGAGAGTCGGCCAAGGCTTCGCTGACAACGAATCCCTGTTCCGCGAGGTCGATAGCGGGCTGAATGAGATCGGCCAGCGGCAGTCGGCCGTATTTCTCTTGCGCGTAGACGAGACCTGCGACGGAGCCGGGTACGCCGGCCGCAAGCGGGCCAATGCGGCTCCGGTCGGCAACGACGTTTCCTTGCGCGTCGAGGAACATGTCGCGCGAAGCTCTGGCCGGAGCCATCTCACGGTAGTCGATCGCCGTGGTTTTGCCGTCGGCGAGCCGAATGAGCATGAAACCGCCGCCGCCAAGATTGCCGGCGGCAGGGTGGGTCACCGCCAGCGCGAAACCAACAGCCACGGCAGCATCGATTGCGTTCCCGCCGCGCTTCAAGATGTCGATGCCGGCCTGGCTGGCGTGGCCCTCGGTCGAGCCGACCATCCCGTGACGCGCGTGTACCGGAGCACGCGGGCCGCTGCCCACGCCGGAAGCTGGCCCTCGCCTCGCCGTAGGCGGGGCTTCCGCCTTCGCGCTTCGCGCTTCGGCGGACTCGGCACGGCGGTCGGCCACGCCGAAGGCGGGCAGCAAAACAGACACCGCGAGCAGCATAGCCAGCCTATGAGTGGAGGCCCGACGTTTGGGTAGGGCGCAAAGACGAGTGAGAGGAGGCCACGAGAACATGGTTTCTGCCCTTCAACTGGGCTCGGAGCGACCGTTCCACCGCGCCAGACCTCGAGGGTCGTCGCGAACGAAGTCGAGAGACGATGACGCTCAGGGCGGGCAGCCCAAGGGCGGTAGCCAGTATAATTCTGATTACAGGCCTCGGAAACCTGTGCGTCGCACATCGGTCGTCTGTCGGTCCGGCGGCGCCATGTCCGGGGGAAGGCACGCCCGCTCGTGAAAGAGACGCTCACAGACACCTCTTCGACGCTCATCGCGCGGATTACCGACCGCGAGGCCCTGGCGACGTTGTTCGACCTCGGCCGGCGTATCACGTCCGTCCTCCATCTCGGCGAGCTGCTCCATACCATCCCAGATCTCATCGGTCGCTTGATTGCCTTCGATGCGTTCGCGATCTACCTGCTGGACGAGAAGCGCGGCGAGTTGACGATTGGCTATCAGGTCGGGTATCCAGAGGGGCTTGCCGAGCAGGTCCGTTTGCGCGTGGGGGAGGGCGTGGTCGGAGCAGCCGTGGCGGAACAGCGCGCATGGCTGGTGAACGATCTCTCGACGGAGCCACGGCATCTCGGCTTCGTGCCGGACGTGCAGTCCTCGCTCGTCGTGCCGCTCGTCTACCGCAAGCGTGTGATTGGCGCGCTGAACATCTTGAGTCGGGAGCTCGGCGCGTTCACGTCGAGCCATCTCGCCCTCGTGCGTCAATTCGGCACGCACGTGGCGGTGGCGCTCGTCAACGCGCGTCTGTTCGAGCAGCAGCGCCGGGACGCCGAAACATTCGAGCTGCTGGCGGAGATCGGGCGGGACGTCTCGTCGATTCTCGACCTGGACGAGCTGCTCACGCGCATTGCGCAGCTGACGCGCCGTGTCGTCGACTATCGCAGCTTCTGTCTCCTGCTCCTCAATGAGGCCACCAATCTGCTCGAGGTGAGAATCGCGGTGCAGTACGGCGACATTCATACCGTGCACCCCATGCGGCTCGGTGAAGGCCTGGTTGGATACGCCGCCGAGCAGCGGACGTCCGTTCTCGTAGGCGACGTCACGCGCGAGCCACGCTACATCCAGGTGATGGAAGACGTGCGGTCAGAGGTCGCCATCCCGATGATCTACAAAGACCGGCTGATTGGCGTGCTCGATATTGCCAGCCCGAACGTCGACGCCTTTGAGAAGCGCGATCTGCACGTCCTCGAGGTGCTCGCGAACCAAGCGGCCGTCGCCATCGAGAACGCTCGGCTCTACGAAGCGGTAGCGGCGAACGAAGAGCGCCTGGAGCGCGAGGTGCGCTTTGCGCAGCGCGTGCAAGCCGCGCTGCTGCCAGTGGGGCTTCCCAAGCGGCTTCGAAGCGTCGACGTGGGGGTGCGCTTCGCGTCAGCACGCGAGCTCGGTGGCGACTTCCACGAGCTCTTGACGGCGGAGGCCAACAGCCTCGTGATCGCGGTCGGCGACGTGTCCGGTAAAGGCGTGCCGGCGGCTCTTTACGGGGTCTTCGCAGCGGAGCTCGTGCGGTCGCGGACGTTCCGGAAGCCGTATCTGCCCGAGCGCTCGACGCCGGCCGGCGTGCTCGCATCGATCAACACCATCCTCCACCAACGGCAGCTCGAGGAGTACTATTGCACGCTCTGCTACGCCTGGTTCGATCTCAAGCGCCGCATCTTGACGCTGGCCAACTCTGGCCTTCCCTACCCTATCCACTGCAACGAGGAGCGCGCCATCCAAATCGAGCAAGCCGGGGTCCCCTTGGGTGCCTTTGCCGAGTCGCGGTACGACGAGGTCACGATGCCGCTCAACGCAGGCGACCTGTTCCTCTTCTGCTCGGATGGCATCTTCGAGGCGATGAACGAGCGGGGTGAAGAATTCGGCGCCGCTCGCCTGCTCGACGTCGCGCGCCAAGCCCGCGAGCTACCGGCCCAGCGCATCGTCGACGCCGTCTTTGGCGCGGTCGTGGCGTTTCGCGGGAACGCAGGACAAAACGACGACATGACGGCTGTGGCCGTGAAGATTCTTACCTAGGGGGCTAGCGGCGAGCGTTGGGGGTCAAGGGATCAAGGGACAAAGGGGTGAAGGGATCAAGGGAAGGAGAGCCCGTGAATGACGGCCAGTCATGCTCGCCCTCCGGAAACGAAAAGGGTGCGACCACCACACACGGCGGCGTCGCACCCGGGGATGAAGGTAACGAAATGAGTCTAGGTCGCGCACGGATCGCCCACGAACGACGGGGTACGGCGATGCCAGCGCCTGCCTGAAGGTAACGCACCCCGTTGACCCGGCGCGACCTGCTCCTTACTCAATCAAAGTCTGTGCCGACTCCTGTCTGATCGCTGTGACGCCGAAGACGGTCACAAATCGACCGCTGCGCGAACGGTGTCGCCTGGAGACGTCCAGCGCCGTGGACGCCGCTGACCTCAGGCGAGGTCAGCAGGAACCCGCGTGACCCTCGATCCCTTGACCCCCGTCGCCCTAATACATCGTGAGGTATCGCTCGATTTCCCAGCCGCTCACCCGGCGGATGTAGTCGGACCACTCC includes:
- the ggt gene encoding gamma-glutamyltransferase; its protein translation is MFSWPPLTRLCALPKRRASTHRLAMLLAVSVLLPAFGVADRRAESAEARSAKAEAPPTARRGPASGVGSGPRAPVHARHGMVGSTEGHASQAGIDILKRGGNAIDAAVAVGFALAVTHPAAGNLGGGGFMLIRLADGKTTAIDYREMAPARASRDMFLDAQGNVVADRSRIGPLAAGVPGSVAGLVYAQEKYGRLPLADLIQPAIDLAEQGFVVSEALADSLSNAKPRLVTFPASARVFLENGEPYGAGDRLVQRDLARTLRLIAKHGAEGFYRGPVAELIEAEMKRTGGLITKADLSAYRPVEREPLHGSYRDVEIIGMPPPSSGGVALIQLLNILDAYPIQELGHNSPKTMHLMAEAMRRVYADRSKWLGDPSFFDVPIAGLTSTRYAAALRRSINLDRATSSTAVQPGQPADFESEQTTHYSVVDAQGNAVATTTTLNGSYGNGMVVPGTGFLLNNEMDDFSAKPGVPNMFGLVGDRANEVQPRKRMLSSMTPTIVTREGRAHLVLGSPGGSRIITTVLQVLMNVVDHGMNVQEAVDAPRFHHQWLPDYIRVERTGFPTNVLSALEARGHAVKAQGDMGDVHAILIDPQSGMLKGASDPRMDGRTLGY
- a CDS encoding GAF domain-containing protein, with product MKETLTDTSSTLIARITDREALATLFDLGRRITSVLHLGELLHTIPDLIGRLIAFDAFAIYLLDEKRGELTIGYQVGYPEGLAEQVRLRVGEGVVGAAVAEQRAWLVNDLSTEPRHLGFVPDVQSSLVVPLVYRKRVIGALNILSRELGAFTSSHLALVRQFGTHVAVALVNARLFEQQRRDAETFELLAEIGRDVSSILDLDELLTRIAQLTRRVVDYRSFCLLLLNEATNLLEVRIAVQYGDIHTVHPMRLGEGLVGYAAEQRTSVLVGDVTREPRYIQVMEDVRSEVAIPMIYKDRLIGVLDIASPNVDAFEKRDLHVLEVLANQAAVAIENARLYEAVAANEERLEREVRFAQRVQAALLPVGLPKRLRSVDVGVRFASARELGGDFHELLTAEANSLVIAVGDVSGKGVPAALYGVFAAELVRSRTFRKPYLPERSTPAGVLASINTILHQRQLEEYYCTLCYAWFDLKRRILTLANSGLPYPIHCNEERAIQIEQAGVPLGAFAESRYDEVTMPLNAGDLFLFCSDGIFEAMNERGEEFGAARLLDVARQARELPAQRIVDAVFGAVVAFRGNAGQNDDMTAVAVKILT